Proteins co-encoded in one Candidatus Neomarinimicrobiota bacterium genomic window:
- a CDS encoding response regulator has translation MITPQKPVILIVEDDLSSQQYYEVVLEDEYNLDIVPMAKDARQALEAKKYGVIIIDISLPGEEDGIELIGHIRNEIGLNSPILVITAHAFPENRFEAMQVGASEFFSKPILAKTLQECLNKHLKTEPGIK, from the coding sequence ATGATAACACCCCAAAAACCTGTTATACTCATTGTTGAAGATGATCTTTCTTCTCAACAGTACTACGAAGTGGTTCTGGAAGACGAATATAACTTGGACATTGTACCAATGGCGAAAGATGCACGACAAGCTCTAGAGGCCAAAAAGTATGGGGTAATCATTATAGATATTTCCTTGCCAGGAGAGGAAGATGGGATTGAACTCATTGGACATATCAGAAACGAAATAGGGTTGAATTCACCAATACTGGTCATCACTGCCCATGCATTTCCCGAGAATCGGTTTGAGGCCATGCAGGTCGGGGCCAGTGAATTTTTCTCGAAGCCAATCCTGGCGAAAACGCTTCAGGAGTGTTTGAATAAACATCTGAAGACAGAACCTGGCATAAAGTAG
- a CDS encoding PAS domain S-box protein, with protein MSSTDLKPNSKFRIGVILIVTIVLFLGGIAIQQMNKLSQLTDDMYNHPLSVSKALLEIEANVIARQRSIEDAALSETPEALETALLMVAFHEQQIQKYYSVLYEKYLGERQQIDFAYNLSLESNSIRDEVIALLKAGSRQEAMEIMATKGAPHIKRIFEALDPMLEFAEHKAIELLNESQARQKTSMGWLIFTLLLIAGSAYFVLSSTIRNYKSSEQKYTNLIHNMREGVTIGSAEGVLLYVNPSYATMLGYSHPDELIGNPAIDVYAHPDERDAILEKIMIEGFIDNMELDLIKKDGSLIHVMVSVIAKRNRSGDLKEIESTVSDLSGNERYEAILKQSEHKFRSVTESTVDAIISISKAGNVISWNRAAEAMFQYNKLEILSKSVKLILPHKSRVTVGGETCELRLRDISTLIGKVLELEGLRKDGSSVSIELTLSSWSLEDEQYFTAIIRDITSRNQVREELLESEARLRMVIQQSPSVIEVYNLEGLQVGVNKAYEELWGFPEETTVNKFNILKSKEVEDTGLLKYINQAYAGHAVMVPEYQFDPTGATEAKGLGRVRWLKTQIYPLKDGAGKVKNIVISHEDTTDRKVFEENLKISEERFNLAMDATSDGLYDWNLVDNTIYYSPQWKRMLGYEEDELPNDFSIWEQLTEPEDVKKSWEMQQQLISGKIDHFSLEFRMKHKQGHWVDILSRAKAFFDDSGQANRIIGTHMDISANKYAENQLSKSEQLNRAITDTAADAIISIGKNGLVTTWNYGAEKMFGFTAVEMMGSNLEKIVPSEHISGHSTGINRLALGGKEKIIGKQIEMEAIRKDGSRFPVELGLSSWQVGGERNFTAIIRDITERKAADLKIGEALEEAKHANMVKDQFIANISHEIRTPLNSIIGFSDLFFQRYGDQVAPRDKEIFGFITKASNRLMSTVDSILNISLLKAGNLTLQPRDIDLNLLVSKIIAELRGGAEDKGLTLNALMGDTTAMIHADEYCTYQSIFNLTENAIKFTYEGLVQLEVTQINGNITLLISDTGIGMSEEYQSIIFTPYSQESEGFTKTYQGIGLGLALAKQYLDLNQIALKLVSKLGVGTTFTLAFPTKQVAG; from the coding sequence ATGAGCTCTACAGATTTAAAGCCAAACTCCAAATTTCGGATTGGTGTTATACTGATTGTCACCATCGTTCTCTTCCTGGGTGGAATCGCCATCCAGCAAATGAATAAATTATCGCAGCTGACAGATGATATGTATAACCATCCACTGTCAGTCAGCAAGGCTTTGTTGGAGATAGAGGCAAATGTAATTGCCAGGCAACGATCCATAGAGGATGCAGCATTAAGTGAAACGCCTGAAGCGCTGGAGACTGCTCTTTTGATGGTGGCGTTCCATGAACAACAGATACAGAAATATTATTCGGTTCTTTATGAAAAATATCTGGGAGAGCGTCAACAGATAGATTTTGCCTACAACTTGTCACTGGAATCAAACTCTATTCGAGATGAGGTCATCGCCCTCCTGAAGGCTGGTTCAAGGCAGGAGGCCATGGAGATAATGGCCACCAAGGGGGCACCTCACATAAAACGTATCTTTGAGGCTCTTGACCCCATGCTAGAGTTTGCCGAACATAAAGCCATAGAATTACTTAATGAATCTCAGGCGAGACAGAAGACCTCAATGGGATGGCTGATTTTTACCCTCCTTCTTATTGCTGGTTCGGCCTATTTTGTTTTGAGCTCAACTATTCGCAACTATAAATCCAGTGAACAAAAGTACACAAATTTAATCCACAATATGCGGGAAGGTGTCACCATTGGGAGTGCAGAGGGGGTTTTACTGTATGTTAATCCCAGTTATGCCACCATGTTGGGCTATTCACATCCCGACGAGCTCATAGGCAATCCAGCCATTGATGTATATGCCCATCCAGATGAACGGGATGCCATTTTGGAAAAAATAATGATTGAGGGATTTATTGATAATATGGAGCTGGATCTCATCAAAAAAGATGGGTCATTGATCCATGTTATGGTCTCCGTCATAGCAAAGAGGAATAGGAGCGGGGATCTCAAAGAAATAGAGTCTACTGTCTCCGACCTGTCTGGTAATGAACGCTATGAAGCAATTTTAAAGCAATCAGAGCATAAATTCAGGAGCGTCACAGAATCAACAGTTGATGCAATCATTTCAATCTCCAAAGCCGGAAATGTCATATCGTGGAACAGGGCTGCTGAAGCCATGTTTCAGTACAATAAATTGGAAATCCTGAGCAAATCAGTCAAACTGATTCTTCCTCATAAAAGTCGAGTAACTGTGGGAGGCGAAACATGCGAACTCAGGTTAAGAGATATTTCCACCCTGATTGGAAAGGTACTCGAGCTCGAAGGGTTGCGCAAAGATGGGAGCAGCGTCTCCATTGAGTTGACCCTATCCAGCTGGTCCCTGGAAGACGAGCAATATTTTACGGCGATCATTCGCGATATCACCAGTAGAAACCAGGTCAGGGAAGAGCTTCTAGAAAGTGAAGCACGTTTAAGGATGGTCATTCAGCAATCCCCCAGCGTCATTGAAGTTTACAATCTTGAAGGGCTTCAAGTGGGAGTAAATAAGGCCTATGAGGAGCTATGGGGTTTCCCTGAAGAAACAACTGTTAATAAATTCAATATACTGAAGAGCAAAGAAGTGGAAGATACCGGTCTCCTAAAATATATCAACCAGGCTTATGCAGGTCATGCTGTCATGGTACCAGAATACCAGTTTGACCCGACCGGGGCTACAGAAGCCAAGGGATTGGGTAGAGTCAGGTGGCTGAAGACCCAGATTTACCCTCTGAAAGATGGTGCGGGGAAGGTAAAAAATATAGTTATCAGCCATGAAGACACCACTGACAGGAAGGTCTTCGAAGAAAATCTTAAAATCAGTGAGGAAAGATTCAATCTGGCAATGGACGCCACTTCTGATGGGCTTTATGATTGGAATTTAGTTGATAATACGATTTACTATTCTCCTCAATGGAAGCGGATGCTGGGCTATGAAGAGGATGAACTGCCCAACGATTTCTCAATCTGGGAGCAGCTCACAGAACCTGAGGATGTAAAAAAATCCTGGGAAATGCAACAGCAGTTGATCAGTGGCAAGATAGATCATTTCTCCCTTGAGTTCAGGATGAAACACAAGCAGGGGCATTGGGTTGATATTCTGTCGCGAGCCAAAGCATTTTTCGATGATTCCGGTCAAGCAAATAGAATTATTGGCACACACATGGATATCTCGGCAAACAAGTATGCTGAGAATCAGCTTTCTAAAAGTGAGCAATTAAATCGGGCCATCACGGACACTGCTGCCGATGCTATCATTTCCATAGGCAAAAATGGTCTGGTCACCACCTGGAATTATGGTGCAGAGAAAATGTTCGGATTCACTGCGGTGGAAATGATGGGAAGCAATCTGGAAAAGATTGTTCCATCTGAACACATTTCAGGTCATTCCACGGGGATTAATCGTTTAGCCCTGGGCGGAAAAGAAAAAATAATCGGCAAACAAATTGAGATGGAGGCTATCAGGAAGGATGGGTCAAGGTTCCCAGTAGAATTGGGATTGTCCTCATGGCAGGTTGGAGGGGAAAGAAATTTTACTGCTATCATCCGGGATATTACTGAAAGGAAGGCGGCAGATTTGAAGATTGGTGAGGCTCTGGAGGAAGCCAAACATGCCAATATGGTCAAGGATCAATTTATCGCCAATATTTCTCACGAAATCAGAACCCCCCTGAACAGCATTATTGGTTTTTCGGACCTCTTCTTTCAACGCTATGGTGATCAGGTCGCGCCCAGAGATAAGGAAATTTTTGGGTTTATAACCAAGGCCAGCAACCGGCTCATGAGCACAGTTGATTCCATCCTGAACATCTCTCTTTTGAAGGCAGGAAACTTGACCTTGCAACCCAGGGACATAGATTTGAACCTCTTGGTCTCAAAGATAATTGCTGAGCTGAGGGGTGGAGCAGAGGACAAGGGGCTCACATTGAATGCTTTGATGGGTGACACGACTGCCATGATACATGCAGATGAATACTGCACCTACCAATCAATATTTAATCTCACAGAAAATGCCATCAAGTTTACCTATGAGGGGTTGGTACAGCTGGAAGTTACCCAGATAAACGGAAATATTACGCTGCTCATCAGCGATACAGGCATAGGCATGTCAGAGGAATACCAGAGCATAATATTTACTCCCTATAGCCAGGAAAGTGAAGGGTTCACCAAGACTTATCAGGGAATTGGATTGGGGCTGGCTCTCGCCAAACAATATCTCGATCTCAACCAGATCGCCCTTAAACTTGTCTCAAAATTGGGAGTGGGAACCACATTTACCCTGGCTTTTCCCACCAAACAGGTGGCAGGATGA
- a CDS encoding tetratricopeptide repeat protein yields the protein MRYFQNPRLPQSFIVTVAVLLSLSGMGKVLAADPDRTLINKVDELQNILEEVKTRFPIDSSGVEETFDSLIVVLQGYKPHLAYIQYYQGMFYFNRRNLEQAKIFQASALGLARKSGNDQLTAKIFIQLGVLESAQGNNSASIKNYLDGVEAATRAGDHRTMGACYSLLGNIHRIMGEYEEAINYITKAETHYTEIGFNEGAAWIQYSLANIYKDLELHDEALDYLYKSLDTYEREVKDSLGVAICLDQIGDIYFGQKLYGKAQEFVLRSYKIHSTANNSHGLAITLKNLGKIEYELKNFPKAIDYLEQSRVLKQSGKDVLVLTQIYEYMGRSLYDMGQQQAGIDTAKTGLKLATDSQQRRMENRLYGVLADMYREQGDLENAYDYLAFQTSSTQRLADRLASVKITGMKNFHDREARRQEINTLHFENHLIKVKLDKQRTTQLLLAAVIFSILVFSFILIFMYLSKRKTLQVVDAQRNELERLVATKNKFFSIISHDLRSPLGGTMQLMETAIELFPTLSRDKILDLLTTMSDTTRNTFRLLENLLVWSRFQTGVMQVNMVEENLGKLIHHELSLHENQAREKNISLSSAIDDDIVVFADSDMVGTILRNLISNAIKFTRPGGEVKISASRADSHVFVSVTDNGIGIPEAEHANIFTLENELKRNGTNGEPSSGLGLILVKEFVDELGGSITVESVPDEGTAFTFSLKSN from the coding sequence ATGAGATATTTTCAAAATCCACGGCTTCCTCAATCATTTATCGTTACCGTAGCAGTACTCCTATCACTTTCTGGAATGGGAAAGGTTTTGGCAGCTGATCCAGACCGCACCCTTATCAATAAAGTCGATGAGCTCCAAAACATTCTGGAAGAAGTAAAAACCCGATTTCCCATTGACTCGTCAGGTGTTGAGGAGACTTTTGACTCCTTGATAGTTGTATTACAGGGGTACAAACCACATCTGGCATACATACAGTATTATCAGGGAATGTTTTATTTCAATCGTAGGAATCTGGAACAGGCAAAAATATTTCAGGCCAGCGCTTTGGGTTTGGCGCGGAAGTCAGGTAATGATCAACTCACTGCAAAAATATTTATTCAGCTGGGTGTCTTGGAAAGTGCCCAGGGCAATAATTCAGCTTCCATAAAAAATTACCTTGATGGCGTTGAAGCTGCGACCCGGGCAGGAGATCACCGCACCATGGGAGCTTGCTATTCACTCCTGGGAAATATCCACAGAATCATGGGAGAATATGAAGAAGCAATTAATTATATCACCAAAGCTGAGACACACTATACCGAAATTGGTTTCAATGAAGGGGCAGCCTGGATTCAGTACTCATTGGCAAATATCTATAAAGATTTAGAGTTGCACGATGAAGCGCTGGATTATTTGTATAAAAGTCTGGATACGTATGAAAGGGAGGTCAAGGATAGCCTTGGAGTAGCCATCTGCCTGGATCAGATTGGGGACATATACTTTGGCCAAAAACTGTACGGAAAAGCACAGGAATTCGTTTTAAGATCTTACAAAATCCATTCCACCGCCAACAACTCACATGGACTTGCGATTACCCTGAAAAATTTGGGTAAAATCGAATATGAGCTCAAAAATTTCCCCAAGGCCATTGACTATCTGGAACAATCCAGAGTGCTAAAGCAAAGTGGCAAGGATGTACTTGTGTTAACACAAATTTATGAATACATGGGTCGTTCATTATATGATATGGGACAACAGCAGGCCGGAATAGATACAGCAAAAACGGGATTGAAGCTGGCTACTGACTCTCAACAACGTCGTATGGAGAATAGATTATATGGGGTGTTAGCGGACATGTATCGTGAGCAGGGAGATCTCGAGAACGCCTATGATTACCTGGCCTTTCAGACCTCCTCAACCCAAAGGCTTGCTGATCGGCTGGCTTCAGTGAAAATAACTGGCATGAAAAACTTTCATGACCGGGAAGCGCGTCGCCAGGAGATTAATACGCTTCATTTCGAAAATCACCTCATAAAAGTTAAGCTGGATAAACAGCGAACCACACAGCTGCTATTAGCTGCAGTAATATTTTCTATCCTGGTTTTCTCATTTATACTCATATTTATGTATCTCTCAAAAAGAAAAACCTTACAGGTTGTGGATGCCCAACGCAATGAGCTTGAGCGTCTGGTCGCCACCAAGAATAAGTTCTTTTCCATCATTTCTCACGATCTTCGATCACCTCTGGGTGGCACCATGCAACTTATGGAAACTGCTATAGAACTATTCCCAACCCTCTCCAGAGATAAAATTCTGGATCTGCTGACGACAATGAGCGACACGACTAGAAATACCTTCAGACTCCTGGAGAATTTATTGGTTTGGTCACGTTTTCAAACCGGGGTGATGCAGGTGAATATGGTTGAGGAAAACCTGGGTAAATTAATACATCATGAACTATCACTGCACGAGAATCAGGCACGGGAGAAGAACATATCTCTCAGCAGCGCGATTGATGATGATATTGTGGTTTTTGCAGATTCAGATATGGTGGGCACAATTTTACGAAACCTGATATCCAATGCCATCAAATTTACTCGCCCAGGGGGAGAGGTTAAAATTTCAGCATCCAGAGCTGATTCTCATGTATTTGTGAGCGTCACAGATAACGGAATTGGCATCCCTGAAGCAGAACATGCAAATATTTTCACCCTGGAAAACGAATTAAAACGGAATGGGACCAATGGAGAACCCAGCAGTGGTCTTGGATTAATTCTAGTCAAGGAATTTGTGGATGAACTAGGTGGCAGCATAACTGTAGAGAGTGTGCCCGATGAAGGGACAGCCTTTACTTTTTCACTAAAATCCAATTAG
- a CDS encoding PAS domain-containing protein — MAFEDEQSMLKTGKPLIGREEHYSSDDGDRWISATKWPLQDANGEVFGTVGISRDITDISKTRIEYEKQSRFLEDVIGSLQHPFLVIDANDYSLILANPAARDSQFSSASSCYALSHGRDIPCDSKEHSCPLAITKNTKQPAVVEHIHLDPHGNPTHYEVHSYPIFDEGGEVSQVIEYSLDINERKHIEEKLRREYQLQAVLFQIASAGQLSKSLDDLCQSIHSYLGEVLDTKNFYIAVTDSEHEKLSFPVFIDEFDDNPGTVLFGKGMTEYVINSKKSLMADAGDMVRMDKKGDIILTGTPSKIWLGTPMIIGARCVGVIVVQSYDDEDHFDESHLSLLEFVSSQIATSLVAKQADDKLAVSERLKELLLDIITHDLRNPIGSIYNFSELARVQFPDNILIEHIHMGSTRLLQVLENTTLLSQTVVGETIPLEVLNLHDMLKETIDEFSGLLKEANMTLELNCPANLEIHANPILSEVFKNYISNAIKYASMGKRIIVQAWEEAGVQISVDDFGITISEQERGLVFERNIQLAKEKKVGRGLGLAIVKRIAQAHNARVWVEPNTTRGNRFRLHMPQSMNQS, encoded by the coding sequence GTGGCATTTGAAGATGAGCAGAGCATGCTAAAAACTGGAAAACCTTTGATAGGTAGGGAGGAGCATTACTCCAGCGATGATGGAGATCGTTGGATATCCGCAACCAAATGGCCCCTGCAAGATGCCAACGGAGAGGTTTTCGGTACGGTTGGAATCTCACGGGATATTACTGATATATCAAAGACGCGGATAGAATATGAAAAGCAATCCAGGTTTCTGGAAGATGTTATTGGTTCCCTGCAACACCCCTTTCTGGTTATTGACGCCAACGACTATTCCCTAATACTCGCTAATCCAGCCGCTCGTGACTCCCAATTCAGCTCAGCCTCGAGTTGTTATGCACTGAGTCATGGTCGTGATATACCTTGTGATTCTAAGGAGCATTCCTGTCCGCTAGCTATTACCAAGAATACAAAGCAACCTGCCGTTGTGGAACATATTCATCTCGACCCTCATGGGAATCCCACCCATTACGAAGTTCATAGTTATCCAATATTTGATGAAGGTGGCGAAGTCAGTCAGGTTATTGAATATTCACTGGATATAAATGAGCGGAAACATATTGAGGAGAAGCTGAGAAGAGAGTATCAATTGCAAGCAGTCCTGTTCCAGATCGCAAGTGCCGGGCAATTATCCAAATCCCTTGACGACCTGTGTCAAAGTATACACTCATATCTAGGTGAAGTACTGGATACAAAAAATTTCTATATCGCTGTCACTGATTCAGAGCACGAAAAGTTGTCATTCCCAGTTTTTATTGATGAGTTTGACGATAATCCTGGGACCGTATTATTTGGGAAAGGGATGACAGAATACGTGATAAATAGTAAAAAATCATTGATGGCTGATGCAGGTGATATGGTCAGAATGGACAAAAAAGGAGACATAATTCTAACGGGAACCCCTTCTAAAATCTGGCTGGGTACTCCCATGATAATTGGGGCTAGATGTGTAGGAGTCATTGTCGTTCAAAGTTATGACGATGAGGATCATTTTGATGAGAGTCACCTCAGTCTGCTGGAATTTGTTTCATCCCAGATAGCGACTTCCCTTGTTGCAAAACAGGCTGATGATAAACTTGCTGTCTCTGAGCGATTAAAAGAATTATTGCTGGATATTATTACCCATGATCTTAGAAATCCCATAGGGAGTATCTATAATTTCTCCGAATTAGCCCGCGTACAATTTCCTGATAATATTTTGATTGAACATATTCATATGGGGAGCACACGGCTTCTACAGGTACTGGAGAACACAACCTTATTGAGTCAGACAGTCGTAGGGGAAACGATCCCACTTGAAGTGTTGAATTTACATGACATGCTAAAAGAAACAATTGATGAGTTCTCAGGGCTCCTCAAAGAAGCAAATATGACCCTGGAATTGAACTGTCCTGCCAATCTTGAAATTCATGCAAATCCCATATTGAGTGAAGTTTTTAAAAACTATATTAGCAATGCCATCAAATACGCCAGTATGGGAAAAAGAATAATTGTTCAAGCCTGGGAAGAAGCTGGTGTTCAGATTAGTGTGGATGATTTTGGAATAACGATCTCTGAGCAGGAGAGGGGTCTCGTCTTTGAGCGTAATATCCAACTCGCCAAAGAAAAGAAGGTGGGGCGGGGGCTGGGATTGGCCATTGTAAAACGCATTGCTCAGGCCCATAATGCAAGGGTCTGGGTTGAACCAAACACAACAAGAGGAAATCGGTTCCGCTTGCATATGCCTCAATCAATGAACCAGAGCTGA
- a CDS encoding PAS domain S-box protein, with product MRLKDLNPNSKIQLGVLLIVLIVLLQGGFALVQMNKLSQLTDDMYNHPLAVSKTLKEIESHIHAMHRAIKDVAVSETPESLETALAVLRSHEQHIQQDFSLISEKYLGDRKHIDHAYGLLQAYKFIQDEVIVLSKAGSNQAALQFITDKGASQINRIIAALDPMIDFADNKAIQFLKESQAQQTTSVIMLIFSMLLFSGSVYFVFLWTIKTYKSSERKYTKLIHNMREGVTIGSAEGILLYVNPSFASMLGYAHPRELIDTPVIDLYANPQEREAIFERIRVQGFIDNMEIGLIKKDGSLIHVLVSINAKRDEAGHIIEIESLVSDITDRKQAEKVILTEKLFSESMIHGLPGVFYLISEEGKFLRWNTNFEKVTGRSAEEMLKISPVDLFDGEDKQVIATAIKRVFTHGEDQAEGRFVAKGGQRTPYRFSGKKIIVDGAPCLVGLGMDMTESKQAEIEKENALLEAKKANEVKDQFIANISHEIRTPLNSILGFSDLFKQRYSDAIQEKDKIIFDYITDSSDRLMHTVDSILHMSMLKSGAISVHKEVVNLNQMTATMVNNFRFLATKKHLSMELIDSGLVAEVFVDKNCISSAIGNLTDNAIKYTEEGGISLVLDVIEDQVILSISDTGIGISEENQQRVFEPYTQESEGFTKVYQGVGLGLAITKQFLDLNDVSLDLESQKNVGTTFKLTFPIVKAEDVV from the coding sequence ATGAGATTAAAAGATTTAAATCCAAATTCTAAAATTCAGCTCGGTGTCCTGCTCATCGTTTTGATTGTCCTGCTTCAGGGTGGATTTGCACTGGTACAAATGAACAAACTATCTCAACTAACAGATGATATGTATAACCATCCCCTGGCAGTCAGCAAGACCCTGAAGGAAATAGAATCCCATATTCACGCCATGCACCGGGCCATCAAGGATGTGGCAGTCAGTGAAACCCCTGAGTCCCTTGAAACTGCTCTGGCTGTTCTCAGGAGTCATGAGCAACATATACAGCAAGATTTTTCGCTGATTTCTGAAAAATATCTGGGAGACCGAAAACACATAGATCATGCCTACGGTTTATTGCAAGCCTATAAATTCATTCAAGATGAAGTCATCGTCCTCAGCAAGGCTGGTTCAAATCAAGCAGCACTTCAGTTTATAACTGACAAGGGCGCCTCTCAAATAAATCGAATAATCGCTGCCCTTGACCCAATGATCGATTTTGCTGATAATAAAGCCATACAATTCCTGAAAGAATCACAGGCTCAGCAGACCACTTCAGTGATAATGCTGATTTTTTCAATGCTTCTTTTTTCAGGCTCAGTATATTTTGTATTTCTCTGGACCATAAAAACCTATAAATCCAGTGAACGAAAGTACACAAAATTAATCCACAATATGCGAGAGGGTGTCACCATTGGCAGTGCAGAGGGAATCCTACTGTATGTCAATCCCAGTTTCGCCAGCATGCTGGGTTATGCACATCCCAGGGAATTGATTGATACACCGGTCATTGATTTGTATGCAAATCCCCAGGAAAGAGAAGCAATTTTCGAAAGAATACGGGTTCAAGGGTTTATTGATAACATGGAGATTGGCCTTATCAAAAAAGATGGGTCATTGATCCATGTTCTGGTCTCCATCAACGCGAAGAGGGATGAAGCGGGCCATATCATAGAAATTGAATCTCTTGTCTCTGACATCACCGATCGCAAACAGGCTGAAAAAGTTATACTGACAGAAAAACTATTCTCCGAATCCATGATTCATGGTCTACCTGGTGTGTTTTATCTCATTAGTGAGGAGGGGAAATTTTTACGCTGGAATACAAATTTTGAAAAGGTGACAGGTCGTTCCGCGGAAGAGATGCTGAAGATCAGCCCAGTGGATTTGTTTGATGGTGAGGACAAGCAGGTGATTGCTACGGCTATTAAAAGGGTGTTTACTCATGGTGAGGATCAAGCCGAAGGCCGGTTTGTAGCCAAAGGTGGCCAGAGAACGCCCTACCGATTCAGTGGTAAAAAAATCATAGTAGATGGAGCACCTTGTTTGGTTGGCCTGGGAATGGATATGACCGAGAGCAAGCAGGCAGAAATAGAAAAAGAGAATGCCCTACTAGAAGCGAAAAAAGCCAATGAAGTCAAGGATCAGTTCATCGCCAATATTTCCCACGAGATACGCACTCCATTGAACAGCATCCTGGGTTTTTCAGATTTATTTAAACAAAGATATTCAGATGCCATTCAAGAAAAAGACAAGATAATTTTTGACTATATCACAGATTCCAGTGACCGGTTGATGCACACCGTGGACTCCATTCTCCATATGTCCATGCTCAAATCTGGTGCCATTTCGGTTCATAAAGAAGTTGTCAATTTGAACCAGATGACAGCCACTATGGTCAATAATTTCAGGTTTCTGGCAACAAAGAAGCATCTTTCCATGGAATTGATCGATTCAGGGCTGGTGGCCGAGGTATTTGTAGATAAGAATTGCATCAGTTCCGCTATTGGCAATTTGACTGATAATGCAATCAAGTACACAGAGGAAGGTGGCATCAGTTTAGTGCTTGATGTGATAGAAGATCAGGTTATCCTTTCAATCAGTGACACGGGTATCGGTATTTCTGAAGAGAACCAGCAGCGGGTTTTTGAACCTTATACCCAGGAAAGTGAAGGGTTTACGAAAGTGTATCAAGGAGTTGGTTTGGGATTGGCAATCACCAAACAATTTCTTGATTTAAATGATGTATCGCTCGATTTGGAGAGCCAGAAAAACGTCGGGACTACATTCAAACTCACCTTCCCAATAGTTAAGGCTGAAGATGTTGTCTAA
- a CDS encoding response regulator, translating to MDKAKPRILIVEDDLSSQQYYTIILENSFDLEIVSTVVEAKKALAKTEFSVAIIDISLPGGENGIDLMRFMREKYPQKPTCIALTAHAFPQNRIEAMEAGAAEFFTKPIMSGVLIASLEKHIEALGDK from the coding sequence ATGGATAAAGCGAAACCCAGGATACTGATTGTTGAAGATGATCTTTCCTCACAGCAATACTATACCATCATTCTTGAAAACAGTTTTGATCTGGAAATTGTTTCAACCGTTGTAGAAGCAAAAAAAGCGCTGGCAAAAACTGAATTCTCTGTAGCCATTATAGACATATCATTACCTGGTGGAGAAAACGGTATTGATTTGATGAGGTTTATGCGCGAAAAATATCCCCAGAAACCGACCTGCATTGCACTTACCGCCCACGCTTTCCCCCAGAACCGGATAGAGGCAATGGAAGCAGGTGCAGCTGAGTTTTTCACAAAGCCAATCATGAGTGGTGTCCTGATAGCCTCACTGGAGAAACACATCGAAGCATTGGGAGACAAGTAA
- a CDS encoding response regulator produces the protein MLSNDKPWILIVEDDLSSQQFFATVLEETYNLEILPTAQAARDVLGKRVYGMIIVDISLPGDEDGIGLLRHIRKTARITTPILIITANAQAHSRSEAIGAGANEYFTKPILAGTLIEALNKYKGEDHG, from the coding sequence ATGTTGTCTAATGATAAGCCCTGGATATTGATTGTTGAGGATGATCTTTCCTCTCAACAATTTTTTGCCACCGTTCTCGAAGAAACCTATAACCTGGAAATCCTACCAACGGCACAGGCTGCACGAGATGTGCTGGGTAAGCGTGTTTATGGCATGATTATCGTTGATATTTCACTTCCAGGGGATGAAGATGGAATTGGACTCCTGCGACATATCCGAAAAACGGCGAGGATCACTACCCCCATCCTTATCATCACAGCCAACGCCCAAGCACACAGCCGTTCAGAAGCTATTGGGGCAGGGGCAAATGAATATTTCACAAAACCAATCTTAGCCGGTACACTGATTGAGGCTTTGAATAAATATAAGGGTGAAGACCATGGATAA
- a CDS encoding response regulator transcription factor: MTSVYVVDDSELLLERVIALISDNPKLSYKGQSNRYDGTAQKILVLKPDVVILDIRLGDGSGIDLLKELKKSPDCPKIIMFTNYAIPQYKERCLEFGADYFLDKGTGSKVLARTLQNIAEQAEAGIPQQQETHD; encoded by the coding sequence ATGACTAGTGTATATGTTGTAGATGATTCAGAACTGTTGCTTGAACGGGTCATTGCTCTCATCTCAGACAATCCCAAGCTCAGCTATAAGGGGCAGTCTAATCGCTACGACGGGACAGCGCAGAAAATTCTAGTGCTTAAACCGGATGTTGTGATCCTGGACATCCGGCTGGGAGATGGTAGTGGTATCGATTTACTAAAGGAACTAAAAAAGAGTCCGGACTGTCCCAAAATCATCATGTTTACGAATTATGCGATTCCTCAGTACAAAGAACGCTGTCTTGAATTTGGTGCTGATTACTTCCTGGACAAGGGCACAGGTTCCAAGGTGTTGGCCCGAACCCTGCAAAACATAGCGGAACAAGCGGAAGCTGGAATACCACAGCAGCAGGAAACTCATGACTAA